A region of Phycisphaerales bacterium AB-hyl4 DNA encodes the following proteins:
- a CDS encoding NAD-dependent epimerase/dehydratase family protein, producing the protein MKVLLTGAAGRLGSRTWHALLANGHEVRATDCRYRADMPGQLDLVDLTDMLACYRLIEGCDAIAHLGNIPNISQSATAQELYRTNGTINMNVFQAALELRVNNIVFASSVQVISGRRHGSATDEPTVTLPYLPADGDLPVNPGNAYALSKQAGEDALRYFAALNDAGCYVGMRFPALITPESFARFASYHWGESASKPVRFTGNINEALAFLAMDDAADLVCRALERPRAGYRQYFPAARQTRPGWSVQDAIEAYYTDVPLRKPIDQLTSLVDISALTRDFDWEPTRSDEMVQQSQEEADATA; encoded by the coding sequence GAGCCGCCGGTCGGCTGGGCAGCCGAACGTGGCATGCGTTGCTGGCGAATGGACATGAAGTGCGCGCCACGGATTGTCGATATCGCGCCGACATGCCCGGTCAGCTTGATCTCGTTGACCTGACCGACATGTTGGCCTGCTACCGGTTGATCGAAGGTTGTGATGCGATCGCCCATCTGGGCAACATTCCAAACATATCACAGAGCGCGACAGCCCAAGAGCTGTACCGGACGAACGGCACGATCAACATGAACGTCTTCCAGGCCGCGCTCGAGCTGCGTGTGAACAACATCGTGTTCGCCAGCTCGGTGCAGGTCATCTCCGGCCGGCGTCATGGAAGCGCAACGGACGAGCCGACCGTCACACTCCCTTACCTGCCTGCCGATGGCGACCTGCCCGTGAACCCCGGCAACGCGTATGCGCTCAGCAAGCAGGCCGGCGAGGATGCCCTTCGCTATTTCGCGGCATTGAACGATGCGGGCTGCTACGTGGGGATGCGCTTTCCGGCATTGATAACACCGGAATCATTTGCTCGCTTCGCATCATATCACTGGGGGGAGTCGGCATCGAAGCCCGTTCGATTCACTGGCAACATCAACGAAGCGCTCGCGTTTCTTGCTATGGACGACGCGGCGGACCTGGTCTGTCGGGCACTCGAACGCCCCCGGGCGGGCTACCGACAGTATTTCCCAGCGGCAAGGCAGACCCGGCCGGGCTGGTCCGTACAGGACGCGATCGAGGCATACTACACCGACGTGCCGCTGCGCAAGCCTATCGATCAGTTGACCAGCCTGGTGGACATCAGCGCGCTCACGCGCGATTTCGACTGGGAGCCGACTCGCTCGGATGAAATGGTGCAGCAATCTCAGGAAGAAGCGGACGCGACGGCGTGA